In Leptospira sp. WS58.C1, a single genomic region encodes these proteins:
- a CDS encoding LuxR C-terminal-related transcriptional regulator yields the protein MKSSDIKVGIVENDESFKNQILKTLESIPEIGGVFHWESAESFWEDEKGRSLDILFLDIMLSGMNGVELAGKISARDPEIPKIMLSNMNSDELIYESLKNGAIGYILKSELKDLADVVDTVLKGGAIITPTIAFRVLNSFKQKDYSGEFKLTPKEKQILDEMVKGKTIGRVAEFLKVSKYTVQHHVKNIYKKLNVHNRAELVRKASDIGLLP from the coding sequence ATGAAAAGTTCGGATATCAAAGTCGGAATCGTAGAAAACGACGAAAGTTTTAAGAATCAGATCCTGAAAACGTTGGAATCGATTCCGGAGATTGGCGGAGTATTTCATTGGGAATCCGCAGAGTCATTCTGGGAGGATGAAAAAGGAAGATCTTTGGATATACTTTTTCTGGATATAATGTTGTCCGGAATGAACGGAGTGGAACTTGCGGGAAAAATTTCCGCAAGAGATCCGGAAATCCCTAAAATTATGCTATCGAATATGAATTCGGACGAACTAATTTATGAATCTTTAAAGAACGGAGCCATAGGATATATCTTAAAATCCGAATTAAAGGATCTCGCAGACGTAGTGGATACGGTCTTAAAAGGAGGAGCGATCATTACTCCTACGATCGCTTTTCGTGTCCTGAATAGTTTTAAACAAAAGGATTATTCGGGAGAATTTAAACTGACGCCGAAAGAGAAACAGATCCTGGACGAAATGGTAAAAGGAAAAACGATCGGAAGAGTGGCGGAATTCCTGAAAGTCAGCAAGTATACGGTCCAGCACCATGTGAAGAATATATACAAAAAATTGAATGTACATAACAGGGCTGAATTGGTAAGGAAGGCCAGTGATATCGGGCTATTGCCTTGA
- the thiM gene encoding hydroxyethylthiazole kinase, whose translation MTAFDIPQIIWPHSDIVSDLAEIRKHAPLTHVLTNIVVTNWTANVLLAIGASPAMVIAEEEVSDFAAIASGVLINVGTINSFDAKAMKAAAISAQKKGTPWVLDPVAVGALRYRTEIAKDLLRYKPTVIRGNASEILALAGAVGGGKGVDSTASSSDALPLGKELATGTGAVVAISGEVDYITDGKKTIAVPGGHILMTKVTGVGCSLGAMIAAILGVQKDTLRAAVSASAIFAIAGSEAAKKSSGTGSFAVAFLDELSSLGNRPSEDQKISRQ comes from the coding sequence ATGACCGCTTTTGATATACCCCAAATAATATGGCCGCATAGTGATATCGTTTCGGATCTTGCAGAAATACGTAAACACGCACCTCTTACGCATGTGCTTACCAATATAGTGGTCACGAACTGGACTGCGAATGTTCTGCTTGCGATCGGAGCATCCCCCGCAATGGTCATCGCGGAAGAAGAAGTTTCCGATTTCGCCGCAATTGCAAGCGGAGTGCTGATTAACGTTGGTACGATCAATAGTTTCGATGCGAAGGCAATGAAGGCGGCAGCTATTTCTGCGCAAAAAAAAGGAACACCTTGGGTTTTAGATCCGGTTGCGGTAGGCGCTCTTAGATACAGAACGGAGATTGCAAAAGATCTTCTACGATATAAACCAACCGTAATCCGAGGAAACGCTTCCGAAATCTTAGCTCTTGCCGGTGCAGTTGGCGGAGGGAAAGGTGTGGATTCAACCGCTTCTTCTTCGGATGCACTTCCTCTTGGTAAAGAATTAGCGACCGGCACTGGAGCGGTAGTTGCGATCAGCGGAGAAGTCGATTATATCACTGACGGAAAAAAGACCATTGCTGTTCCCGGAGGGCATATCCTAATGACTAAGGTCACAGGTGTGGGATGTTCTTTAGGAGCAATGATCGCTGCAATCCTTGGTGTTCAAAAAGACACATTACGTGCCGCAGTTTCCGCATCGGCCATTTTTGCGATTGCAGGTTCCGAAGCCGCCAAAAAGTCCTCAGGCACGGGAAGTTTTGCCGTGGCATTTCTGGATGAACTTAGTTCGCTCGGGAACCGACCTTCCGAAGACCAAAAAATATCAAGGCAATAG
- a CDS encoding YbhB/YbcL family Raf kinase inhibitor-like protein — protein sequence MKRFLTFQNGLLICVLFFAGSTFAGDLKVTSSALKEGGTIANAHVFSGFGCSGENDSPDLQWSGAPKETKFFAVTVYDPDAPTGSGWWHWTVINIPATVTNLPAKAGNDKGPLPAGAVQGRTDFGKPGYGGPCPPKGDKPHRYIFKVFALKDKIDLDGEASGALVGFYINSLKLAEGKLTAKYGR from the coding sequence ATGAAGAGATTCCTAACGTTTCAGAACGGTTTACTAATTTGTGTTTTATTCTTTGCCGGTTCCACGTTTGCAGGGGACCTGAAAGTCACTAGCTCCGCTCTCAAAGAAGGAGGAACAATCGCCAACGCTCATGTGTTTTCAGGATTCGGATGTTCCGGAGAGAATGACTCTCCCGATTTACAATGGTCAGGCGCTCCTAAGGAAACCAAGTTTTTTGCCGTAACCGTATACGATCCGGACGCCCCTACCGGCAGCGGATGGTGGCATTGGACTGTGATCAATATCCCTGCAACCGTCACAAATCTTCCGGCAAAAGCCGGTAATGATAAGGGACCTCTGCCTGCAGGTGCAGTTCAAGGAAGAACGGATTTCGGTAAACCTGGTTATGGCGGTCCCTGCCCTCCAAAAGGAGATAAACCTCACCGTTATATCTTTAAAGTATTTGCTTTAAAGGATAAGATTGACTTGGACGGCGAGGCGTCCGGTGCGTTAGTTGGGTTTTATATCAATTCCTTAAAACTTGCGGAAGGAAAATTGACCGCAAAATACGGAAGATAA
- a CDS encoding penicillin-binding protein activator LpoB, producing MHSKFMKEVLLCPDPIKDCAVPDPFSGKNGTFHRLSRVLNYTHYFERFGKIFVFCFSYFPSEILYNLDMKLNIVPYLIVLSFCYCASLEYRDPNDVRGTKQWGVMEVRETVQNMSASLSEFYKKDPVKGYIELRKFKNNTSEHIDTKILANEIVTNLTSNKVPFVDISQRKESLDEISLNKSGITSSDTKLEFGKLKSPSYRLSGELNDLVNYEKGKKIQYILITLRLTSVESNEIVWQADKKFLKISDTEGYGL from the coding sequence ATGCATTCCAAATTTATGAAAGAAGTGCTCTTATGTCCGGACCCGATCAAGGATTGTGCCGTTCCCGACCCCTTCTCTGGAAAAAATGGAACGTTTCATAGGCTTTCTCGGGTTTTAAATTACACTCACTATTTCGAAAGGTTTGGCAAGATTTTTGTTTTTTGCTTTTCGTATTTTCCGAGCGAGATACTTTATAACTTGGATATGAAATTAAATATAGTTCCTTATTTGATCGTATTAAGTTTTTGTTATTGCGCAAGCCTAGAGTATCGGGATCCAAACGATGTCCGAGGCACTAAACAATGGGGAGTAATGGAAGTTAGAGAGACGGTGCAGAATATGAGTGCCTCGCTTTCCGAATTTTATAAAAAGGATCCGGTTAAGGGTTACATAGAGCTTCGAAAATTCAAGAACAATACTTCCGAACATATTGATACAAAAATTTTAGCCAATGAGATCGTTACAAATCTAACCTCTAATAAGGTTCCTTTCGTCGATATTTCTCAAAGAAAAGAATCTTTGGACGAGATCAGTTTGAATAAGTCCGGGATCACCTCTTCCGATACCAAATTGGAATTCGGAAAACTAAAATCGCCAAGTTATCGTCTGAGCGGAGAGCTAAACGATCTTGTAAATTACGAAAAGGGAAAAAAGATCCAATATATTTTGATCACTCTTCGATTAACTAGCGTTGAATCGAATGAGATTGTCTGGCAGGCGGATAAAAAATTCCTCAAAATAAGCGATACCGAAGGTTACGGCCTTTAA
- a CDS encoding PAS domain S-box protein, with the protein MPQKEELGTNQILDFLTELLDTYVWETENISDCKIPPQLSKRLGLTESEISLYFLFTKIHPADRTKLESEIDSAKNGQNPEPFELKITGADGNFLHFKVGIRYSKYSVETPGKYTFLFQEITKPKADRESLRQSNRRLKLATKVANVGIWDLDLTKNVLVWDEEMYNLYGIHKTEFSGAYEAWEKSLHPEDKTRAIEDFYNAVAGRKEFDTEFRILWPDGSVHYIKAIAAVFRDSEGNPIQMIGTNWDITRIKLADQESRKTQENLARVNEIAKIGTWDIDFISDKTYWSKKTKEIFEIPEDHSPKLQDFIRFAEEGEDKARMILAIESALHSGTDYDMDLQIRTVSGRKKWVRTIGHAEFTDGKCVRLFGIFQDIEERRKIENNLVLSELMFRGAFENNGIGMALVSSEGKWLKVNRKLCEMLGYAESEFYSLTFQDITHPEDLEKDLSYVNQILNKEIESYKMEKRYFKKDGSIIWINLSVSSVRDKFDNFLYFVSQIEDITEKKAAEQSLITINHEMKQIFDSATQVAIIKTDLQGVITVFSKGAENLFGYSEEELVGKYTPEILHDKEDTYKRGKELSELYKKEIKGFDIFSEVAKRESYDSRIWKYRRKDGTVFPAQMIITAVKGFDSKLSGFLGIGTDVSGAQEYLERLEDTKQQLEILADQLGRKNAQLLNYAHITSHNLRAPTSNLISLVELVEEAKSEEEIQSLLGKFKISVDYLQETLDSLVEVLKIQEGTRRKIETVRFDSVLKKILRILEGQILETSAEIHSDFSPLEELEYDKTYLESILLNLISNSIKYRSPHRTPKIDIRTEISDGKYLLIVKDNGLGIDLKKYQNKLFGLHKTFHRHPDARGVGLFLTKSQVEALNGRIYAESELDHGTKMIIELQPLSHLN; encoded by the coding sequence ATGCCACAGAAAGAAGAACTCGGTACAAACCAAATCCTTGATTTTTTAACCGAACTTCTGGACACATACGTCTGGGAGACGGAAAATATAAGCGACTGCAAGATCCCTCCCCAACTCTCTAAACGTTTAGGATTAACCGAATCCGAAATTTCTCTCTACTTTCTTTTCACAAAGATCCATCCGGCAGACAGAACAAAATTAGAATCTGAGATCGATTCCGCAAAAAACGGACAAAATCCCGAACCATTCGAATTAAAGATCACCGGCGCAGATGGGAATTTTTTACATTTCAAGGTCGGGATCCGATATTCGAAATATTCCGTGGAAACTCCCGGCAAATATACATTTTTATTCCAAGAGATCACAAAACCGAAGGCTGACAGAGAATCCCTTAGACAGAGTAATAGAAGATTAAAGCTCGCTACAAAAGTAGCTAACGTAGGAATTTGGGACCTTGATCTCACCAAAAACGTATTAGTTTGGGACGAAGAAATGTACAATCTATATGGTATCCATAAAACGGAATTTTCAGGTGCCTATGAGGCTTGGGAGAAATCCCTTCACCCGGAGGATAAGACCAGAGCTATAGAAGATTTTTATAATGCCGTTGCGGGAAGAAAGGAATTCGATACGGAATTCAGGATACTCTGGCCGGACGGATCCGTACATTATATCAAAGCAATCGCTGCGGTATTCCGCGATTCGGAAGGAAATCCGATCCAGATGATTGGAACGAATTGGGATATAACTCGTATCAAACTGGCAGACCAGGAATCCAGGAAAACTCAGGAAAATCTGGCCAGAGTCAACGAGATAGCAAAGATAGGAACCTGGGATATCGATTTTATATCCGACAAAACTTATTGGAGTAAAAAGACCAAAGAAATTTTCGAGATCCCGGAAGACCATTCTCCTAAACTACAAGACTTTATTCGTTTCGCAGAAGAGGGAGAAGATAAGGCAAGAATGATACTTGCCATTGAAAGTGCATTACATTCCGGGACGGATTATGATATGGATCTTCAGATCCGAACGGTATCGGGAAGAAAAAAATGGGTCCGCACTATCGGACATGCTGAATTCACCGACGGGAAATGTGTACGTTTATTCGGTATCTTCCAAGATATTGAGGAAAGAAGAAAAATAGAAAACAACCTTGTACTAAGCGAACTCATGTTTAGGGGAGCATTCGAAAATAACGGCATCGGAATGGCTCTTGTTTCTTCCGAAGGAAAATGGTTAAAGGTAAACAGAAAACTTTGCGAAATGCTCGGATATGCCGAAAGTGAATTCTACTCTCTCACCTTCCAAGACATCACTCACCCGGAAGATCTGGAAAAAGACTTAAGTTATGTAAATCAGATCCTGAATAAAGAGATCGAATCCTATAAGATGGAAAAACGATACTTCAAAAAGGACGGCTCTATTATCTGGATCAATCTAAGCGTATCCTCTGTAAGAGATAAGTTCGATAACTTTTTATATTTCGTATCTCAAATAGAGGATATTACCGAAAAAAAAGCGGCAGAACAATCATTGATAACGATCAACCACGAAATGAAACAGATTTTTGATTCCGCCACTCAAGTCGCTATTATCAAAACGGATCTGCAAGGAGTGATCACGGTATTTAGTAAGGGAGCGGAAAACCTTTTCGGATATTCCGAAGAGGAATTGGTGGGGAAATACACGCCTGAGATCCTCCATGATAAGGAAGATACGTACAAAAGAGGTAAGGAACTAAGCGAACTTTATAAAAAGGAAATTAAAGGTTTCGATATATTCAGCGAGGTTGCCAAAAGGGAATCCTACGACTCCAGGATCTGGAAATACAGAAGAAAGGACGGAACGGTTTTCCCGGCACAAATGATCATTACGGCAGTTAAGGGTTTCGATTCTAAACTTTCCGGATTTTTAGGAATAGGCACGGACGTATCAGGCGCCCAAGAATATTTAGAAAGATTAGAAGATACGAAACAACAGTTGGAAATTTTAGCCGATCAATTAGGCAGAAAGAATGCGCAGCTCTTAAACTATGCACATATAACTTCTCATAATCTAAGAGCCCCTACTAGCAACCTAATCTCCTTAGTGGAATTGGTGGAAGAGGCCAAATCGGAAGAAGAAATCCAGTCTTTACTAGGGAAATTTAAGATCTCAGTGGATTATCTACAAGAGACATTAGACAGCCTGGTGGAAGTGTTAAAAATACAGGAAGGGACCAGAAGAAAGATCGAAACAGTAAGATTCGATTCAGTTCTAAAAAAGATCCTAAGGATTTTAGAAGGCCAGATCTTGGAAACTTCCGCAGAGATACATTCCGATTTTTCTCCATTGGAAGAATTGGAATATGATAAGACATACTTAGAAAGTATTTTATTAAATCTAATTTCAAATTCCATTAAGTATCGATCTCCGCACAGGACCCCTAAAATAGATATTCGGACGGAAATTTCGGACGGAAAATATTTATTGATCGTGAAAGATAACGGATTAGGGATAGATCTTAAAAAATACCAAAACAAATTGTTCGGTTTACATAAAACGTTCCATAGACACCCGGACGCAAGGGGTGTTGGACTCTTTCTCACCAAGTCCCAAGTGGAGGCATTAAATGGAAGGATTTATGCGGAAAGTGAATTGGATCATGGAACTAAAATGATCATAGAATTGCAGCCTTTATCCCATCTAAATTGA
- a CDS encoding enoyl-CoA hydratase-related protein, which yields MSTPNKKSSFCIPDLISHLGMSDLPLITKVHDIAGAKIFQITMNRPEVHNAINKEMADLFLEAWKTFHKDPELTVAILHGAGDKAFCSGADLSGLDKMANLYLNKEEREEYAKNDPGPLGGSRIVQKKPVITVSHGYTYAGGLELFCHGHIRIAEPQAIFSVACRRWGVPLIDGGTVYLPRLLGWGSALPLILTGQRIRAERAYQLGLVWELVKKGKGLERAFSYATQLCRQPRDAMFADLHSALEGWNLPLQEALTLEARNTFPVMESESTKEGVKRFLDGDRFWFR from the coding sequence ATGTCAACACCAAACAAAAAAAGTTCTTTCTGTATTCCGGATCTAATTTCCCATTTAGGGATGTCAGATCTTCCATTAATAACAAAAGTTCACGATATTGCAGGCGCTAAAATTTTTCAGATCACTATGAATCGTCCAGAGGTTCATAACGCCATAAATAAAGAGATGGCGGACCTGTTCTTGGAAGCTTGGAAAACCTTCCATAAAGATCCGGAACTGACCGTAGCGATTTTACATGGAGCAGGGGATAAGGCATTCTGTTCCGGAGCGGATCTTTCCGGTTTGGATAAAATGGCAAATTTGTATCTAAACAAGGAAGAAAGAGAAGAATATGCTAAGAATGATCCCGGTCCTTTAGGAGGTTCTAGGATCGTTCAGAAAAAACCGGTGATTACTGTTTCTCACGGTTACACGTATGCCGGCGGTTTGGAATTATTTTGTCACGGCCATATTCGGATCGCGGAGCCTCAGGCAATCTTCTCCGTAGCATGTAGGAGATGGGGTGTTCCACTTATAGATGGAGGCACCGTGTATCTCCCTAGATTGCTCGGTTGGGGATCTGCTTTGCCTTTGATACTGACAGGACAAAGGATCAGAGCGGAGAGAGCCTATCAGCTCGGTCTAGTATGGGAACTTGTAAAAAAAGGAAAAGGTTTAGAAAGAGCATTCTCTTACGCTACTCAGCTTTGTCGGCAGCCAAGAGATGCAATGTTCGCGGACCTACATTCCGCATTAGAAGGTTGGAATCTTCCTTTGCAAGAAGCATTAACATTAGAAGCCAGAAATACTTTTCCTGTGATGGAAAGCGAAAGTACCAAAGAAGGGGTAAAACGTTTCTTGGATGGTGACCGTTTTTGGTTTCGTTAA
- a CDS encoding lysophospholipid acyltransferase family protein — protein sequence MSLIESIHDKITTPIVKIPDSALITGIYDLTKEELGRRIELREGVTLRYITPPDRKRWLLDRFLFRSDLTFLYGYFRQIMIARKDALKGKFFDPRWIELSGGILDLIEGCEGKFQIENLENVISPKGPVVFAGNHMSVLETFVFSYFLVPHRRLTYVVKESLIKGYFGPIMRSRDPIAVGRDNPREDLVKVLEEGVNLLKKGVSIVVFPQSTRTRTFNPAEFNSIAVKLAARAGVPVVPFAIKTDFWENGKIWKDLGTLYRDRKIHMKFGPQIDPKDSRKAQETLLNYVLTNLKEWNVEILSEQK from the coding sequence GTGAGTTTAATAGAATCCATTCATGATAAGATCACAACGCCTATAGTTAAAATCCCCGATTCTGCGCTGATCACGGGGATTTACGACTTAACCAAGGAAGAATTAGGACGCAGGATAGAGCTAAGAGAAGGAGTGACTTTGAGATATATCACTCCCCCGGATCGCAAAAGATGGTTATTAGATCGGTTTTTATTCCGTTCCGATCTTACTTTTTTGTACGGATACTTCCGTCAGATCATGATCGCAAGAAAGGATGCCTTAAAAGGGAAATTTTTCGATCCTCGTTGGATAGAATTATCAGGCGGGATCTTAGACTTGATCGAAGGTTGTGAGGGAAAATTCCAAATAGAGAATCTTGAGAATGTTATCTCTCCTAAGGGCCCTGTAGTTTTTGCCGGCAATCATATGAGCGTCTTGGAAACTTTCGTCTTTTCATATTTTTTGGTCCCTCACAGAAGGCTTACCTATGTAGTTAAAGAAAGTTTAATAAAAGGATATTTCGGTCCTATCATGAGAAGTAGGGACCCGATCGCAGTAGGTAGGGATAACCCAAGAGAGGATCTAGTTAAGGTATTGGAAGAAGGAGTGAATCTCCTGAAAAAAGGGGTTTCTATCGTAGTTTTCCCTCAAAGTACAAGGACTCGGACTTTCAATCCGGCGGAATTCAACTCAATCGCCGTTAAACTTGCGGCCAGAGCGGGAGTCCCCGTCGTCCCATTCGCGATCAAGACCGACTTCTGGGAAAATGGTAAGATCTGGAAGGACCTAGGCACACTGTACAGAGACAGAAAGATCCACATGAAATTCGGCCCACAGATAGATCCTAAGGACTCCAGAAAGGCACAAGAAACACTCTTGAATTATGTATTAACAAATTTAAAAGAATGGAATGTAGAAATCCTATCCGAACAAAAATAA
- the leuD gene encoding 3-isopropylmalate dehydratase small subunit → MSPKIWTIHTGVAVSIPRDDIDTDQILPKQFMKLINKKGFGKHLFHDWRYSDPEGNIPNPEFILNKERSKNASVLVAGKNFGCGSSREHAPWALSDFGFRAILAPSFADIFSINSAKNGIALVRLKEEEIQYLNEWISKNPGSQIRINLENSEVQTGDRTFFFHLDTASVNRIRNGWDDIDITLKNAKEILDFEQKRRIERPFLEVQW, encoded by the coding sequence ATGAGCCCGAAAATTTGGACGATACACACAGGTGTTGCAGTCTCTATTCCAAGAGACGATATTGATACGGACCAGATCCTTCCCAAACAGTTTATGAAACTGATAAATAAGAAAGGATTTGGAAAACATCTATTCCATGATTGGAGATATTCTGACCCGGAAGGGAATATTCCAAATCCAGAATTTATTTTGAACAAGGAGAGATCTAAGAATGCAAGCGTGCTTGTGGCGGGAAAAAATTTCGGCTGCGGTTCTAGTCGTGAACATGCACCTTGGGCGCTCTCAGATTTCGGATTCAGGGCAATTCTGGCTCCTTCTTTTGCGGATATATTCTCCATTAATTCCGCGAAGAACGGGATCGCATTAGTCCGTTTGAAAGAAGAGGAGATCCAATATTTAAACGAATGGATCTCTAAAAATCCCGGATCACAAATCCGTATCAATCTGGAAAATTCGGAAGTGCAAACGGGAGATAGAACATTCTTCTTTCATTTGGATACTGCTTCCGTAAATCGGATCCGAAACGGATGGGACGATATTGATATCACATTAAAAAATGCAAAAGAGATCCTGGATTTCGAACAAAAACGCAGAATAGAAAGGCCGTTTTTAGAAGTTCAATGGTAA
- the leuC gene encoding 3-isopropylmalate dehydratase large subunit, whose protein sequence is MGRTLYDKIWESHRISENSDNESILYVDRHILHEVTSAQAFEGLREKNRTVRRTDLTFGVVDHNVSTRDRKNRDAAGPVSKLQIDTMEKNCKDFGIRLFGPEDPDQGIVHVLGPELGFTIPGSVIVCGDSHTATHGAFGALAFGIGTSEVEHVLATQTLKQAKTKFMLVRFIGRPGFGITAKDVVLELISKIGTSGGRGFTIEYSGDWIKSLSMEGRMTLCNMSIEAGAKASLIAPDQITFDYLKDKKLISKGESFEQAVEYWKTFFTDQDAVYDKIVELDISKIEPQVTWGTNPSQSLPIGGFVPDPKDFVDVHNKETAQNALEYMGLKPGTPISEIRIDKVFIGSCTNSRIEDLRSAAEVAKGKKVYPGVQALVVPGSGSVKRQAESEGLDKIFKEAGFEWREPGCSLCLAMNDDVLKPGERCASTSNRNFEGRQGRGGRTHLVSPSMAAAAAITGKFSDVRKLV, encoded by the coding sequence ATGGGACGAACTTTATATGACAAAATTTGGGAAAGCCATAGAATTTCGGAGAATTCCGACAACGAATCCATTTTATATGTGGACCGTCATATTCTTCATGAAGTGACTTCCGCCCAAGCGTTCGAAGGGTTAAGGGAAAAGAATAGGACCGTAAGAAGAACGGATCTTACCTTCGGAGTAGTGGACCATAATGTTTCTACAAGGGATCGTAAAAATAGAGATGCTGCAGGACCAGTCTCAAAATTGCAGATAGATACGATGGAAAAAAACTGCAAGGACTTCGGGATACGTTTATTCGGACCGGAAGATCCCGACCAAGGGATCGTGCATGTTTTGGGACCCGAATTAGGATTTACCATCCCTGGTTCAGTCATCGTTTGCGGCGATTCTCATACTGCAACTCATGGAGCGTTCGGTGCTTTGGCATTCGGAATAGGAACAAGCGAAGTGGAACATGTGCTCGCTACCCAAACTTTAAAACAGGCCAAAACGAAATTCATGTTAGTTCGTTTTATCGGCAGACCGGGTTTTGGGATCACTGCCAAAGATGTGGTCTTGGAATTAATCTCAAAGATTGGCACTTCAGGAGGACGAGGTTTTACCATAGAATATTCGGGAGACTGGATAAAATCTCTTTCCATGGAAGGAAGAATGACTCTCTGCAATATGAGTATAGAAGCAGGAGCAAAGGCAAGTTTAATAGCGCCGGACCAAATCACATTCGACTATCTTAAAGACAAAAAACTCATCTCGAAAGGAGAAAGTTTTGAACAAGCTGTGGAATATTGGAAAACGTTCTTCACCGATCAAGACGCTGTATATGATAAGATCGTTGAATTAGATATTTCTAAAATAGAGCCTCAGGTCACTTGGGGAACCAATCCTTCTCAGTCGTTGCCGATCGGAGGTTTTGTTCCGGATCCGAAAGATTTCGTGGACGTTCACAACAAGGAAACCGCTCAAAACGCGTTGGAGTATATGGGCTTAAAACCGGGAACGCCCATCTCAGAGATCAGGATCGATAAGGTATTCATAGGTTCCTGCACAAATTCCAGGATAGAAGATCTGAGATCCGCAGCAGAAGTCGCCAAAGGAAAAAAAGTATATCCAGGTGTGCAGGCGTTAGTCGTGCCCGGCTCCGGTTCCGTAAAACGTCAGGCGGAATCGGAAGGATTGGATAAAATTTTCAAAGAAGCAGGATTCGAATGGAGAGAACCCGGTTGTTCTCTTTGCCTTGCAATGAATGACGACGTATTAAAACCGGGAGAAAGATGTGCTTCCACTTCGAATCGAAACTTTGAAGGAAGACAAGGTAGAGGCGGAAGGACACATCTTGTCAGTCCTTCAATGGCAGCGGCCGCTGCAATTACAGGTAAATTTTCAGATGTGAGGAAATTAGTATGA
- a CDS encoding LysR substrate-binding domain-containing protein, with the protein MEFRQIVYFLEISESGTFQKAASRLGLTQPALSKQIYLLEKELGVSVLERGGRSVRLTHEGEKFYQYSIRLKEIWEEIREGFRKENELKGNYSISAGGTVSAWILPHILKEILKKRPGLSLSVREGDAHQTKEAVLKGEADLGILTGPIAEPSLNVLEFLSDRIFPVAAKDHPIFLKKKIRIEDLKKQSFVLFHQGSALRKAVEKKIKSFSKEFDPKITMELRSVESVVKSLEAGLGIGFLSEYSIGPKLKKIQFLEWNAERKFYLCYRKKSGPGLALLADEILRSVRKWGMERLPSSLERKKVINSI; encoded by the coding sequence ATGGAATTCAGGCAGATCGTTTATTTTTTGGAAATTTCGGAATCAGGAACGTTCCAAAAAGCGGCCTCCCGTTTGGGATTAACCCAACCAGCACTCTCCAAACAGATCTATCTTTTGGAAAAAGAATTAGGAGTTAGCGTTTTGGAAAGAGGAGGGAGGTCCGTTAGGCTCACTCATGAGGGAGAAAAATTTTACCAGTATTCGATCCGATTAAAAGAGATTTGGGAAGAGATCCGGGAAGGTTTTAGAAAAGAGAATGAACTGAAAGGGAATTATTCCATATCCGCAGGCGGCACGGTTTCCGCTTGGATATTACCGCATATCCTAAAGGAGATCCTGAAAAAAAGACCGGGACTTTCTCTTTCCGTTAGAGAGGGTGATGCCCATCAAACCAAGGAAGCAGTATTAAAGGGAGAAGCGGATCTTGGGATACTGACGGGACCGATTGCTGAACCTAGTTTGAATGTTTTGGAATTTCTTTCGGATCGGATCTTTCCGGTTGCTGCGAAAGATCATCCCATTTTTCTAAAAAAGAAAATACGAATAGAAGATCTGAAAAAACAATCTTTTGTGTTATTTCATCAAGGGTCTGCACTTAGAAAAGCGGTAGAGAAGAAGATCAAATCTTTCTCCAAAGAATTCGATCCTAAAATAACGATGGAGCTTAGAAGTGTAGAGTCGGTAGTGAAATCTTTGGAAGCAGGATTAGGGATCGGTTTTTTGTCCGAATATTCCATCGGTCCTAAACTTAAAAAAATACAATTCCTAGAATGGAATGCCGAACGGAAATTTTATCTTTGTTACCGCAAAAAATCGGGACCGGGACTCGCTTTATTGGCGGATGAGATCCTAAGATCCGTTCGAAAATGGGGAATGGAAAGGTTACCTTCTTCCCTTGAAAGGAAGAAGGTGATAAATTCTATTTAA